A window of Taeniopygia guttata chromosome 14, bTaeGut7.mat, whole genome shotgun sequence contains these coding sequences:
- the FAM83G gene encoding protein FAM83G, translating into MAFSQVQCLDDSHVNWRSSESKPEFFYSEEQRLALEALASRGPDAFYEVLKRENIRDFLSELELKKILDTLETYDPGSEYIPRHGSSGGDSEGDRNSQGDEQEVAPSLEYWPQRSDRSIPQLDLGWPETIAYRGVTRATVYMQPPIEGQAHIKEVVRKMICQAQKVIAVVMDMFTDVDIFKDLLDAGFKRKVGVYIILDETNVKHFLQMCERAHMHAGHLKNLRVRSTGGTEFFTRSATKFKGALAQKFMFVDGDRAMCGSYSFTWSAARTDRNVITVLSGQVVEAFDKQFQELYLMSKGVSLKSISVGEEPEPEPVTLPSVVPVTPANAVVKKLINPKYALVKAKSADQISKASSENQDKNQKSDNKAKAPPEGQGGDRHGDVADLSLLIHPGLLNLEKANMFDYLPTWVEPDPEPGSEVLGYINIIDPKVKNAKLSQMNRIKVCDVSQASAQHRQMLKNREMEARRNSDQELPLLSPSHRQIPQPPVEAPAAPTTTPIEGISWTTRQVGTFASSPLGHHLKPQEEALEDVKPPVPKPRTVPVGVLMTKVTTSCDSSTALEGDTQPPLADRTGLKREREEKPNRASKETCHVQPDRPAAAPQEDKGPPCAHNGLGEEEEEEEEEYITLSDQESYSSSSADHSYRRSNASSISDEYFEVRDRYGPLRRTNSDVTHNGEILPMQRKLSDPHISRGTFVSPLGSLPSLKHVRLEDMTKRRSNAVEIRPMLPRAILDGNSSYPSSAAQGAPIYRYRPRTPAGREPGKEVSCSPTHEKPLRATKYRGEGAEPKKTIAGSQPYWQSKTFSPSKPTAPGHLPPDTPRAPGQRFSSLPEGQKPTEETRTPLGIPLSKLSQSKHLKNRVVGAQGASVDSKKPPPEPTGQKDQ; encoded by the exons ATGGCTTTCTCCCAGGTGCAGTGCTTGGACGACAGCCACGTCAACTGGAGGTCCAGCGAGTCCAAGCCCGAGTTCTTCTACAGCGAGGAGCAACGCCTGGCCCTGGAGGCGCTGGCCTCCCGTGGCCCCGACGCCTTCTATGAAGTCCTGAAGAGGGAGAACATCAGGGACTTTCTTTccgagctggagctgaagaagatcCTGGACACGCTGGAGACGTACGACCCCGGCTCCGAGTACATCCCCCGGCacggcagcagcggcggcgaCAGCGAGGGCGACAGGAACAGCCAGGGGGACGAGCAGGAGGTGGCCCCTTCCCTGGAGTACTGGCCCCAGAGGTCCGACCGCTCCATCCCGCAGCTGGACCTGGGCTGGCCCGAGACCATCGCCTACCGCGGGGTCACCAGGGCCACGGTCTACATGCAGCCGCCCATCGAGGGCCAGGCGCACATCAAGGAGGTGGTGAGGAAGATGATCTGCCAGGCTCAGAAG GTCATCGCTGTGGTCATGGACATGTTCACCGACGTGGACATCTTCAAGGACCTCCTGGACGCCGGCTTCAAGAGGAAAGTGGGAGTCTACATCATTTTGGATGAGACCAACGTGAAGCACTTCCTTCAGATGTGCGAGCGAGCCCACATGCACGCTGGACACCTGAAG AACCTGCGCGTCCGCAGCACCGGGGGGACGGAGTTTTTCACCCGCTCGGCCACCAAGTTCAAGGGGGCTTTGGCCCAGAAGTTCATGTTTGTGGACGGGGACCGAGCCATGTGTGGCTCCTACAG CTTCACCTGGTCCGCGGCGAGGACGGACCGGAACGTCATCACGGTCCTCTCGGGCCAGGTGGTGGAGGCGTTTGACAAGCAGTTCCAGGAGCTCTACCTCATGTCCAAGGGGGTGAGCCTCAAGTCCATCTCCGTGGGCGAAGAGCCCGAACCCGAGCCCGTAACGCTGCCCTCCGTGGTGCCGGTGACCCCTGCCAACGCCGTGGTGAAGAAGCTGATAAACCCCAAATACGCCCTGGTGAAGGCCAAGAGTGCCGACCAGATCAGCAAGGCCTCGTCAGAGAACCAGGACAAAAACCAGAAGAGTGACAACAAAGCCAAAGCACCTCCCGAGGGCCAGGGGGGCGACCGGCACGGTGACGTGGCTGACCTCTCCCTGCTGATCCACCCCGGCCTCCTGAACCTGGAGAAAGCCAACATGTTTGACTACCTGCCCACCTGGGTGGAGCCTGACCCCGAGCCTGGCAGCGAAGTCTTGGGCTACATCAACATCATCGACCCCAAGGTGAAGAACGCAAAGCTGTCGCAGATGAACCGCATCAAAGTCTGCGACGTCTCCCAGGCCAGCGCCCAGCACCGGCAGATGCTGAAGAACAGGGAGATGGAGGCCAGGAGGAACTCAGaccaggagctgcctctgctgtCCCCCAGCCACAGACAGATCCCACAGCCCCCCGTGgaagctcctgcagcccccactACCACCCCCATCGAAGGCATCAGCTGGACAACGAGGCAAGTGGGGACATTTGCCTCTTCACCGCTGGGCCACCATTTGAAGCCGCAGGAGGAGGCGCTGGAGGATGTCAAACCTCCAGTTCCAAAGCCAAGGACCGTCCCCGTCGGTGTCCTCATGACCAAAGTCACTACaagctgtgacagcagcactgccctggagGGTGACACGCAGCCACCGCTGGCCGACCGCACGGGTCTGAAGCGGGAGCGGGAGGAGAAGCCCAACCGAGCTTCCAAGGAGACCTGCCACGTCCAGCCAGAccggccagcagcagctccacaggaGGACAAAGGGCCTCCCTGCGCCCACaatgggctgggagaagaggaggaggaggaggaggaggagtacATCACCCTCAGTGACCAGGAGAGCtactccagcagctctgctgaccaCAGCTACCGCCGCTCCAACGCCTCCTCCATCTCAGACGAGTACTTTGAGGTGAGGGATCGCTACGGGCCCCTCCGGAGAACCAACTCGGACGTCACCCACAACGGGGAGATCCTTCCCATGCAGAGGAAGCTCAGCGACCCTCATATCAGCCGGGGCACCTTCGTCAGCCCCTTGGGCAGCCTCCCCTCCCTGAAGCACGTGCGCTTGGAGGACATGACCAAGAGGAGGAGCAACGCCGTGGAGATCAGGCCCATGCTGCCCCGCGCCATCCTGGATGGCAACAGCTCCtaccccagcagtgctgcccag GGGGCTCCCATCTACCGCTACCGGCCCAGGACCCCGGCGGGCAGAGAGCCGGGCAAGGAGGTCTCCTGCTCCCCGACGCACGAGAAACCCCTCAGGGCCACCAAGTACAGAGGCGAGGGAGCAGAACCCAAAAAGACCATTGCAGGCAGCCAGCCCTACTGGCAGAGCAAAACCTTCAGCCCCAGCAAGCCCACGGCACCCGGGCACCTGCCCCCCGACACCCCCAGAGCGCCGGGCCAACGCTTCAGCTCCCTGCCCGAGGGCCAGAAGCCAACCGAGGAGACCAGGACACCCCTGGGCATCCCGCTCTCCAAGCTCTCCCAGTCCAAGCACCTCAAGAACAGGGTTGTGggcgctcagggggcttctgTGGACTCCAAAAAGCCGCCCCCCGAGCCCACGGGCCAGAAGGACCAGTag